A portion of the Paucilactobacillus hokkaidonensis JCM 18461 genome contains these proteins:
- a CDS encoding lysophospholipid acyltransferase family protein, which produces MIDRMLLGDDRDSVIANIKKAANEGRFNDKVENGDPVLSVEQQDLVLTNYLKKHDGLAYKFNNLISRVTVNSALKFITRTVKIEGLDNIKAVTSGAIVTSNHFSPLDTAYVHKAVVKAGKSRLYIVSELENLKMQGLLGYIMNYYDTMPISTNANYMGREFPELVKNILDRDQFVLIYPEQEMWFNYRKPRPPKRGAYYYAAKFKVPIISCFVEMQNQAKVKDSEFGDVAIIIHILNPIYPDPHKSEHENSILLMNQDYAQKSTAYEKVYNKKLDYKFADADIAGWYPPEHLDN; this is translated from the coding sequence ATGATCGATAGAATGCTCCTCGGCGATGATCGTGATAGTGTAATCGCTAATATAAAAAAAGCTGCTAACGAGGGCCGGTTCAATGATAAGGTAGAAAATGGTGATCCGGTATTGTCGGTTGAACAACAAGATTTGGTACTGACAAATTATCTCAAGAAACACGATGGACTTGCTTACAAGTTTAATAATTTGATTTCGCGGGTAACAGTGAATTCGGCCCTTAAATTTATCACGCGAACTGTAAAAATTGAGGGATTAGATAATATTAAAGCAGTTACGAGCGGAGCCATTGTGACAAGTAATCATTTTAGTCCGTTAGACACAGCTTATGTGCACAAAGCCGTTGTTAAGGCTGGTAAGTCTCGGTTATATATTGTTTCAGAATTAGAAAATCTGAAAATGCAGGGACTATTAGGCTATATTATGAATTACTATGATACGATGCCAATTAGTACTAATGCCAACTATATGGGACGAGAGTTTCCGGAATTAGTAAAAAACATTTTGGATCGGGATCAATTTGTTTTAATTTATCCGGAACAAGAAATGTGGTTCAATTATCGTAAACCTCGTCCACCCAAAAGGGGTGCATATTATTATGCCGCTAAATTTAAAGTTCCAATAATTTCTTGTTTTGTTGAGATGCAAAATCAGGCTAAGGTGAAAGATTCGGAGTTTGGTGACGTTGCAATTATAATTCATATTTTAAATCCCATATATCCGGATCCACACAAGAGTGAACATGAAAATAGCATTTTACTAATGAATCAAGACTATGCGCAGAAAAGTACAGCATATGAAAAAGTGTACAATAAAAAATTAGATTACAAGTTTGCAGATGCAGATATTGCTGGTTGGTATCCGCCTGAACATTTAGACAATTAA
- a CDS encoding DUF1697 domain-containing protein, with product MKYLLLLRGINVGGHSRVAMQELKLALTNVGFNRVTSYINSGNLIFESTLSQQKISDKIEQLLKNNYKFPIVSMVISEVEYRSDFVNLPKWWGEDEQLRHNALFLLPTFDKNGFDDIRNRITEYDQVEFREHVILWTSTLKKDFSKSLYSKLMKEKFYHDISIRNRNTALKLLALLSEKSGEQ from the coding sequence ATGAAGTACCTACTTTTATTACGTGGCATCAATGTTGGTGGACACAGCAGAGTTGCAATGCAGGAACTAAAATTGGCACTGACAAACGTTGGATTTAATCGTGTTACTTCGTATATTAATAGTGGTAATTTAATTTTTGAGAGCACATTATCACAGCAAAAAATTAGTGACAAAATAGAGCAATTATTGAAAAATAACTACAAATTTCCAATTGTTTCAATGGTTATTAGCGAAGTGGAATACCGATCTGACTTTGTTAATTTGCCCAAATGGTGGGGTGAAGATGAACAGTTACGACACAATGCTTTATTTTTATTACCAACTTTTGATAAAAATGGTTTTGATGATATTAGAAATAGAATTACGGAGTATGATCAAGTGGAATTTAGGGAACACGTCATATTGTGGACTTCAACGCTAAAAAAGGATTTTAGTAAATCCCTATATTCAAAATTAATGAAAGAAAAATTCTATCATGATATCTCGATCAGAAACCGAAATACGGCACTAAAATTATTAGCATTGTTATCAGAAAAAAGTGGGGAACAATAA
- a CDS encoding MazG-like protein gives MEIKEFKARSNHIRAAYHQLEVKQDGHPWNTEQDALAFLTDAALVGRLVMDKQGSWPSEDNMFSLDYKIAESMWWLNSIATANNIDIETALKSFLEAREKYTSVNNRD, from the coding sequence ATGGAAATAAAAGAATTTAAAGCACGTTCTAATCACATCCGGGCTGCATACCATCAATTAGAGGTTAAGCAAGATGGACATCCTTGGAACACGGAACAAGACGCATTAGCATTTTTAACAGATGCTGCGTTAGTTGGACGATTAGTCATGGATAAGCAGGGGAGTTGGCCAAGCGAGGACAATATGTTCTCACTTGATTATAAAATCGCCGAAAGTATGTGGTGGCTGAATTCAATTGCGACGGCTAATAATATTGATATTGAAACGGCACTGAAATCATTTTTAGAAGCACGAGAAAAGTATACGAGTGTGAACAACCGCGATTAG
- a CDS encoding ABC transporter substrate-binding protein, with the protein MRAKKLMRVLGTVMLASTLVLAGCSSSAASGGNKQSGNTIKLGGNFELSGSAAAYGEAMQNGVKLAVKQINADGGVKVGSKKMKIKLIQKDNKSDNSSAASVATNLATTSKVNAVVGPITSGAGLAALPNYTKAKVPYITPGGTQDSLTVQKNGKVQPYMFRSCFEDSYQGKALAKYVYGNMKLKKVAILGDKSTDYAQGLTKAFKKQFKGQVVSTQYYQSGDKDFNTLLTKLKSKDFDAIFVPGYYSEAGLIVKQARQMGITQPIVGADGFADPKLVKIAGKKNATNIYYTTHFDAKANTNAKATAYMKAYKSQYHQDAGTFDALAYDATYMFKDAIENEKSADSTKIATGLSKLKNFKGVTGTISIDKKHNPQKQVIIAKVVNGEEQSATAVK; encoded by the coding sequence ATGCGCGCAAAGAAGTTAATGAGGGTACTGGGAACAGTAATGTTAGCCAGTACCTTAGTCTTAGCAGGCTGTAGTAGTTCTGCTGCAAGTGGCGGTAATAAACAAAGTGGTAACACGATCAAGTTAGGTGGAAATTTTGAATTATCCGGCTCCGCAGCTGCGTATGGGGAAGCAATGCAAAATGGTGTGAAGTTAGCCGTTAAGCAGATCAATGCTGATGGAGGAGTTAAAGTTGGCAGTAAGAAGATGAAGATCAAGTTAATCCAAAAGGATAACAAGTCGGATAATTCTTCTGCGGCATCTGTTGCAACTAATTTAGCAACTACAAGCAAGGTCAATGCAGTTGTCGGACCAATTACGTCTGGAGCTGGTTTAGCTGCGTTACCAAACTATACAAAAGCAAAAGTACCATACATAACACCAGGTGGAACGCAAGATTCGTTAACGGTTCAAAAAAATGGCAAGGTTCAACCATATATGTTCCGTTCTTGTTTTGAGGATAGTTACCAAGGTAAAGCGTTAGCTAAATACGTTTATGGCAATATGAAGTTAAAGAAGGTCGCAATTTTAGGTGACAAATCAACTGATTATGCACAAGGGCTAACGAAGGCATTTAAGAAACAATTTAAGGGCCAAGTAGTTTCTACACAGTATTATCAATCTGGTGACAAAGACTTTAATACGTTATTAACAAAGTTAAAGAGCAAGGATTTTGATGCCATCTTTGTTCCAGGTTACTACTCAGAAGCTGGATTAATTGTTAAACAAGCACGACAAATGGGGATTACTCAACCAATTGTTGGTGCCGATGGATTTGCTGATCCTAAACTAGTTAAAATTGCTGGCAAGAAAAATGCTACCAATATTTACTACACAACTCATTTCGATGCAAAAGCTAATACTAATGCTAAAGCAACGGCTTATATGAAGGCTTACAAGTCCCAATATCATCAAGATGCCGGTACTTTTGATGCATTGGCATATGATGCAACGTACATGTTTAAAGATGCCATTGAAAACGAAAAATCGGCTGACTCAACCAAGATTGCAACCGGTTTGAGTAAGTTGAAAAACTTCAAGGGTGTCACAGGTACGATCTCAATTGACAAGAAACATAACCCACAAAAACAGGTTATTATTGCAAAAGTTGTCAATGGAGAAGAGCAAAGCGCAACGGCAGTAAAATAG
- a CDS encoding branched-chain amino acid ABC transporter permease: MSTVLQQLVNGLSLGSIYALLALGYTMVYGIIKLINFAHGDIYMLGAFWGYYVINQLHFNFWLALASSMLFCALVGVVIEYLAYRPLRNSPRIAALITAIGVSFLLENGMAYMFSSNVRSFPQVMKVTQYHLGSVSISNIQILILVVSIVLMILLQLIVQRTKMGKAMRAVSVDPDAAQLIGINIDRTISFTFALGSAMAGAAGVLIGLYYNSIDPLMGMTPGIKAFVAAVLGGIGLIPGAAIGGFVIGLLETLMQSIGFSAYKDAAVYAVLIIILLIKPAGILGKKIKEKV; the protein is encoded by the coding sequence GTGAGCACTGTTTTGCAACAACTTGTTAATGGGCTCTCACTAGGAAGTATTTATGCTTTGCTAGCGCTAGGGTACACCATGGTATATGGAATTATTAAACTGATTAACTTTGCGCATGGTGATATTTATATGCTGGGAGCCTTTTGGGGCTATTACGTAATTAACCAATTACATTTTAACTTTTGGCTTGCACTAGCATCATCAATGCTATTTTGTGCCCTTGTTGGAGTAGTTATTGAATATTTGGCTTATCGGCCACTGAGAAATTCACCCAGGATTGCAGCATTGATTACCGCAATCGGAGTATCTTTCTTACTTGAAAACGGCATGGCTTACATGTTTAGTTCCAATGTTCGTAGTTTTCCGCAGGTCATGAAGGTAACCCAATATCACTTAGGATCCGTTTCAATTTCCAATATTCAAATATTGATATTAGTCGTTTCAATTGTTTTGATGATCTTATTACAGCTGATTGTACAGCGTACTAAGATGGGGAAGGCCATGCGGGCTGTTTCAGTCGATCCTGACGCTGCTCAATTGATTGGGATCAACATTGATCGTACCATTTCATTTACATTTGCATTAGGTTCAGCAATGGCCGGAGCAGCGGGAGTCCTGATCGGATTGTATTACAATTCGATTGATCCATTGATGGGGATGACACCAGGGATTAAAGCGTTCGTTGCTGCTGTGTTAGGTGGTATCGGATTAATTCCAGGAGCCGCCATTGGTGGATTTGTCATTGGATTACTAGAAACTTTGATGCAATCAATCGGATTTTCTGCCTACAAGGATGCCGCAGTTTACGCTGTTTTGATTATTATTTTGTTGATTAAACCAGCTGGGATTCTAGGTAAGAAAATCAAAGAGAAAGTGTAG
- a CDS encoding branched-chain amino acid ABC transporter permease: MKKNLKYNLTWLAIMVVGYVVINLLEFVGVIDQFGENTMVLIGINIILATGLNLIIGFSGQFSLGHAGFMAIGAYVCALITSSVSTPMGMAIGMIAGAAVSALVALIVGIPTLRLDGDYLAIATMGVAEIIRIILNNMKITNGPAGLYNIPLLATWPVVYFMVCVTTLIIVNFIHSRDGRAVMSVRENEIASESMGVNTTKWKVMAFVIGAATAAIGGALHANYIQTIAPTDFGIMESINILIIVVLGGIGSITGTFVAAVVLGLLDMILQNFGTLRMVLYSLALILLMVFKPSGLLGTWEFSVRNLFNRFTRSKQKGDA; the protein is encoded by the coding sequence ATGAAAAAAAATCTAAAGTACAATTTGACGTGGCTTGCCATCATGGTTGTGGGCTATGTTGTCATTAACTTGCTTGAATTTGTAGGCGTGATTGACCAGTTTGGTGAAAATACGATGGTCCTGATTGGAATCAATATTATCCTGGCCACGGGGCTCAACTTAATTATTGGTTTTTCAGGTCAATTTTCGCTGGGGCATGCGGGCTTTATGGCCATTGGTGCATATGTATGTGCGCTGATTACTTCTTCGGTCTCCACTCCAATGGGGATGGCAATTGGAATGATTGCTGGAGCAGCAGTTTCAGCACTGGTAGCTTTAATCGTCGGGATTCCTACTTTGCGGCTAGATGGTGATTATCTAGCTATTGCAACAATGGGTGTTGCTGAAATCATTCGAATTATTTTGAATAATATGAAAATTACGAATGGACCAGCTGGATTATATAACATTCCTCTTTTGGCTACTTGGCCAGTTGTGTATTTCATGGTATGTGTGACAACGTTGATTATTGTTAACTTTATTCATTCACGTGATGGTCGTGCGGTAATGTCAGTTCGTGAAAATGAAATTGCGTCTGAATCAATGGGTGTTAACACAACTAAATGGAAGGTAATGGCGTTTGTCATTGGGGCAGCCACAGCAGCTATTGGTGGTGCTTTACATGCCAATTATATCCAAACAATTGCACCAACTGATTTTGGCATTATGGAATCAATCAATATTTTGATTATCGTAGTGCTTGGTGGGATTGGTAGTATTACCGGAACATTTGTTGCTGCGGTCGTCTTAGGACTATTGGATATGATTCTGCAAAATTTCGGTACCTTACGGATGGTGCTGTATTCATTGGCACTAATTTTGTTGATGGTATTCAAACCATCTGGACTGTTGGGCACTTGGGAGTTTTCCGTTCGAAATTTATTTAACCGATTTACACGGTCGAAACAAAAGGGGGATGCCTAA
- a CDS encoding ABC transporter ATP-binding protein produces MTLLDIKELTKSFGGLTAVSNVSMHLDDNELVALIGPNGAGKTTLFNLLTGVIVPSEGTISMQTDAGLQVLNKMKPYKVAQTGLARTFQNIRLFKDLSVLDNVLIAMTAKNNEGFFESIFRLPSFYRKEAALRQEAIELLKIFQMENQIDNLAKNLPYGAQRRLEIVRALATKPKILFLDEPAAGMNPEETADLTRLIRKIQKEFHITVLLIEHDMSLVMNVAERVYVLEYGKLIAEGTPDEIQKNERVIKSYLGGES; encoded by the coding sequence ATGACATTACTCGATATTAAAGAGTTAACAAAAAGTTTTGGTGGACTGACTGCCGTTTCTAACGTTTCAATGCATCTAGATGATAATGAACTAGTCGCATTAATTGGGCCCAACGGAGCTGGTAAAACAACATTATTTAACTTACTAACTGGGGTGATTGTGCCTTCTGAAGGGACAATTTCCATGCAAACTGATGCTGGTCTACAAGTGCTGAATAAAATGAAGCCTTATAAAGTTGCTCAGACAGGGTTGGCACGGACATTTCAAAATATTCGGTTGTTTAAAGATTTGTCTGTATTAGATAATGTATTAATTGCGATGACTGCTAAAAATAATGAAGGTTTCTTTGAAAGTATTTTTAGATTACCTTCGTTTTATCGCAAAGAGGCCGCACTGCGGCAAGAAGCAATTGAGTTATTAAAAATTTTTCAGATGGAAAATCAGATTGACAATTTGGCCAAAAACTTACCTTATGGTGCTCAACGCCGTTTGGAAATTGTGCGGGCGCTGGCTACTAAACCCAAAATACTATTTTTGGATGAACCGGCAGCGGGGATGAACCCAGAAGAAACCGCAGATTTAACACGCCTAATTCGGAAAATCCAAAAAGAATTTCATATCACCGTTTTATTGATCGAACATGATATGTCGTTGGTTATGAATGTTGCTGAACGCGTTTATGTTTTGGAATATGGTAAATTAATTGCTGAAGGAACTCCAGATGAAATTCAAAAAAATGAACGCGTTATTAAATCATATCTAGGGGGTGAGTCATAA
- a CDS encoding ABC transporter ATP-binding protein, with amino-acid sequence MMLLQVEDLSVNYGVIRAVKGVSFEVNEGEIVSLIGANGAGKTTILKTISGLMKPSGGKIIYNGHEIQKQKSQKIVAGGISQVPEGRRIFSGLTVLENLQMGAFLRKDRDALKADYREVFERFPVLEERKNQDAATLSGGEQQMLAMGRALMAKPKLLLMDEPSMGLAPIFINEIFDIIQAIKQQGTTVLLIEQNASKALAIADRGYVLATGNILMTGTGTQLLGNKDVQKAYLGG; translated from the coding sequence ATAATGTTACTACAAGTAGAAGACTTATCTGTTAATTATGGCGTTATTCGCGCGGTCAAAGGAGTTAGCTTTGAAGTTAATGAGGGTGAGATTGTCTCGCTGATTGGAGCTAATGGAGCTGGTAAAACGACCATTTTAAAAACTATCTCAGGATTAATGAAGCCTTCTGGCGGCAAGATTATCTATAACGGTCATGAAATTCAAAAGCAAAAGTCACAAAAAATTGTGGCAGGCGGTATTTCTCAGGTACCAGAAGGACGACGAATTTTTTCAGGGTTAACAGTTCTTGAAAATTTACAAATGGGAGCTTTTTTACGAAAAGATCGGGATGCACTAAAAGCAGACTATCGCGAAGTTTTTGAACGTTTTCCAGTGTTGGAAGAACGTAAAAATCAAGATGCAGCAACACTTTCAGGGGGTGAACAACAAATGCTTGCGATGGGTCGTGCCTTGATGGCGAAGCCAAAGTTATTGTTGATGGATGAACCATCAATGGGATTAGCTCCAATATTTATTAATGAAATTTTTGATATTATTCAGGCAATCAAACAACAGGGGACTACTGTATTATTGATTGAACAAAATGCCTCAAAAGCGTTGGCAATTGCTGATCGAGGTTACGTATTAGCTACTGGTAATATTCTCATGACTGGTACTGGAACGCAATTACTGGGAAATAAAGACGTGCAAAAAGCATATTTGGGAGGTTAA
- a CDS encoding CBS domain-containing protein, with amino-acid sequence MSVADYMTQDLVTVRPTTRINDAVDLMKKNDIHRLPVLDSGRLVGLITEGIIQSALPSKATSLSVFEANYLLNKTTVADVMEKDVQTISPDAVLEDAIYAMRKYNIGVLPVVNGAELVGIITNNDIFDAFLNISGYGRGGTNVTVYVEKDELGFIAKLGETLASHKYNILTLMVTKRVHDQAIEIHVDSEDTVGVKNALTAAGFKV; translated from the coding sequence ATGAGTGTTGCAGATTATATGACGCAAGATTTAGTAACAGTTCGACCAACGACACGAATTAATGATGCTGTTGACTTAATGAAAAAAAATGATATTCATCGCTTACCAGTACTAGATAGCGGGCGATTAGTTGGATTAATTACGGAAGGAATTATTCAAAGTGCATTACCATCAAAAGCGACGTCGTTATCTGTTTTTGAGGCTAACTATTTATTAAACAAGACGACCGTTGCAGATGTAATGGAAAAGGATGTTCAAACAATTTCACCAGATGCCGTATTGGAAGATGCGATTTATGCTATGCGAAAGTATAATATCGGTGTTTTACCAGTAGTTAATGGTGCCGAATTAGTAGGTATTATCACGAATAATGACATTTTCGATGCTTTTTTAAACATTTCAGGCTATGGCCGTGGTGGAACCAATGTGACGGTGTATGTTGAAAAAGATGAGTTAGGATTTATTGCTAAATTGGGCGAAACATTGGCGAGTCACAAATACAATATTTTGACGTTGATGGTGACAAAAAGAGTTCACGATCAAGCAATTGAAATCCATGTGGATAGTGAGGACACAGTGGGGGTAAAAAATGCATTGACGGCAGCTGGTTTCAAAGTATAG
- a CDS encoding DHA2 family efflux MFS transporter permease subunit: MDTSTNKQETAQAAVPVSHPLLAMSGILVGAFVGMLSETALNIALPSLMTQLHVGIGTIQWLVTGYLLVIGIVLPLSSLLARWFTTRQLIIFALIDFIVGATISALAPDFAVLLVGRMIQGIATGLLLPLMFTVATLIYPPYKLGTAMGMIGLVVMFAPAIGPTLAGIILGVLSWQWIFWAFVPFLLIALVISIKFLPNVVEITKPKVDILSIILSTLGFGGAVVAVSLASDNGWLSPVVLITLVAALLILFFYIRRQLHSQTPILNFHVFSLSHFSIGALLIVIDFGMIISSMYLLPMFWQKGLAVPVALTGIVMLPGGIVNALVSAIAGRFIDQLGPRKLLIPGFLISIIGILMLIFTSTNSPMWYVIMAHVIVMIGAPLGMAPAQTYGLNALDQSTTSDGSTIMNTFQQISGAVATAVATSLLGLGQHASTAATTSRTAFTNGVHTGLMFTLALAVIGFALSFTVKNDKHTA, from the coding sequence ATGGACACATCTACAAATAAACAAGAAACTGCCCAAGCCGCCGTACCAGTTTCTCATCCATTGCTTGCAATGTCAGGAATACTGGTTGGTGCCTTCGTTGGTATGTTAAGCGAAACAGCTCTAAATATTGCTCTACCAAGTTTAATGACTCAACTACACGTTGGCATTGGAACCATTCAATGGCTAGTTACTGGATACCTATTGGTCATTGGAATCGTATTACCATTATCCAGCCTATTGGCTCGCTGGTTCACTACTCGCCAATTAATTATTTTTGCATTGATCGATTTTATTGTTGGAGCAACTATTTCTGCATTAGCACCTGACTTCGCGGTCTTACTAGTTGGGCGAATGATCCAAGGAATTGCAACTGGCTTGTTATTACCATTAATGTTTACTGTTGCTACTCTAATTTATCCACCATATAAATTAGGTACGGCAATGGGGATGATCGGATTAGTGGTTATGTTTGCCCCCGCAATTGGACCTACATTAGCTGGAATAATTCTCGGTGTTCTGTCATGGCAATGGATTTTCTGGGCATTCGTGCCATTCCTATTGATTGCTCTGGTAATCAGCATTAAATTTTTACCAAACGTTGTTGAAATTACAAAACCAAAAGTTGATATTCTGTCGATCATTTTATCAACATTGGGCTTTGGTGGTGCAGTAGTTGCTGTCAGTTTAGCTAGTGACAATGGATGGCTTTCACCAGTTGTCTTAATTACTTTGGTGGCAGCATTATTGATCCTTTTCTTCTACATTCGCCGGCAACTGCACTCCCAGACTCCAATCTTAAATTTTCACGTTTTTAGTCTTAGCCATTTTAGCATTGGTGCTTTGTTAATCGTAATTGACTTTGGTATGATTATTTCATCAATGTATTTGTTACCTATGTTTTGGCAAAAAGGGCTTGCAGTGCCAGTCGCACTAACCGGGATTGTAATGCTCCCCGGTGGAATTGTAAATGCCCTAGTTTCAGCAATTGCCGGTCGCTTTATTGACCAACTGGGGCCACGCAAATTATTAATTCCCGGTTTTCTGATTAGCATTATTGGCATTTTAATGTTAATTTTCACCTCAACTAATTCGCCAATGTGGTACGTTATCATGGCTCATGTTATTGTGATGATCGGTGCTCCACTAGGAATGGCACCAGCACAAACATATGGGTTAAATGCATTAGATCAATCAACTACTAGCGATGGTAGTACGATTATGAATACCTTCCAGCAAATTTCTGGTGCAGTTGCAACGGCAGTTGCAACTAGCTTATTAGGGCTTGGGCAGCACGCTTCAACTGCTGCAACAACTTCTCGTACTGCATTTACGAACGGTGTTCATACTGGATTGATGTTCACTTTAGCACTAGCTGTTATTGGATTTGCTTTATCATTTACTGTAAAAAATGATAAGCATACTGCTTAA
- a CDS encoding cysteine hydrolase family protein: MSANEALLIIDYTNDFVATDGALTCGYPGQKIAGEIIRLADEMLKSGGWVILPTDVHTPNDPYHPESKLFPPHNVRNTWGREFYGPLDQWFKKNKNNAQVYMYDKTRYSSFAGTDLDLRLRERGIDSLYLTGVCTDICVLHTAVDAYNLNYQMTIHKDAVAALTDEGQQWALGHFEHVLGAKIK; this comes from the coding sequence ATGAGTGCAAATGAGGCATTACTGATTATTGATTATACAAATGATTTTGTGGCCACAGATGGTGCTTTAACCTGTGGTTATCCTGGGCAAAAAATTGCTGGAGAAATTATTCGGTTGGCAGACGAAATGTTGAAATCTGGTGGCTGGGTAATTTTACCGACTGATGTGCACACACCGAATGATCCATATCATCCAGAAAGTAAATTGTTTCCACCACATAATGTTCGTAATACGTGGGGTCGAGAGTTTTATGGACCATTAGACCAATGGTTTAAGAAAAATAAAAATAACGCACAGGTTTATATGTATGATAAGACGCGGTATAGTTCGTTTGCTGGAACAGATCTTGATTTAAGATTACGAGAACGTGGTATTGATTCGCTTTATTTAACAGGCGTTTGTACAGATATCTGTGTCTTACACACTGCAGTTGATGCTTACAATCTGAATTATCAAATGACGATTCATAAAGATGCTGTGGCTGCGCTCACAGATGAAGGGCAGCAGTGGGCGTTAGGACATTTTGAACATGTATTAGGAGCAAAAATTAAATGA